One Novipirellula caenicola genomic window carries:
- a CDS encoding N-acetyltransferase family protein, translating into MPPSDHSIRIRHATEHDAARVAEIYNHYVDVGGATFDTVHLSSEMVGQRIKQPKPDGWFVAASEDSILGWASARRYSDRFGYRFCCETAIYIAPDGQGRQIGNQLQQRIDQHCIDCNLHHAVARIIADNQRSLAFHYRHGYEMVGIQKEIGRMNDQWVDVAILQKIFRPDGN; encoded by the coding sequence ATGCCACCATCCGACCACAGCATTCGTATTCGTCATGCAACCGAGCACGATGCGGCACGCGTCGCTGAAATCTACAATCACTATGTTGATGTCGGCGGCGCCACGTTTGATACCGTCCATCTGTCGAGCGAAATGGTGGGCCAACGGATCAAGCAACCCAAACCGGATGGTTGGTTCGTCGCCGCGTCCGAGGACTCCATACTCGGATGGGCATCGGCGCGACGTTACAGCGACCGCTTTGGCTATCGATTTTGTTGCGAAACGGCAATCTACATCGCGCCCGATGGCCAAGGCCGTCAAATCGGCAACCAATTGCAACAGAGAATCGACCAGCACTGTATCGACTGCAATCTGCATCATGCGGTAGCTCGAATCATTGCCGACAACCAACGCAGCCTAGCATTCCATTATCGTCACGGTTACGAGATGGTCGGCATTCAGAAAGAGATCGGCCGCATGAATGACCAATGGGTCGACGTGGCCATCTTGCAAAAGATCTTTCGCCCCGACGGCAATTGA
- a CDS encoding alpha/beta hydrolase, whose protein sequence is MLQRPINHFRSFLLDKLVLRPTRDRVDHGMQYRLQLPSRFGPLETFGYANYRDPGFGDAESNAGDPPELLLLKFPGTAGRAERSSPFPTEMMRDVRTHAWTWNPPGYGNSAGRPTLRRIAEAAIDFFEASIDRYQQRYAAVPTVWLCGNSLGCATALHVATIAQQSSSPIAGLLLRNPPPVDLVVKHVAKRYPLGRLIHPVADQLAPAMNAIYTAASVNVPAIFLQCQNDSLVPPSLQQRIRDAYAGPQMLVKLDGLDHDGAMDEQHLPAVRDALCWLREQSRL, encoded by the coding sequence ATGCTGCAACGGCCTATCAATCACTTTCGTAGCTTTCTGCTCGACAAACTGGTGCTACGGCCCACCCGCGACCGGGTGGACCATGGCATGCAGTATCGTTTGCAGCTGCCATCGCGATTTGGGCCGCTAGAGACATTTGGTTACGCCAATTATCGCGATCCCGGTTTTGGAGATGCGGAAAGCAATGCAGGCGACCCGCCCGAATTGTTGCTACTGAAATTCCCTGGGACGGCAGGCCGCGCCGAGCGTTCGTCGCCGTTCCCGACGGAAATGATGCGAGATGTCCGCACACATGCTTGGACTTGGAACCCACCGGGATATGGCAATAGTGCGGGCCGTCCGACGCTGCGACGCATTGCCGAAGCGGCGATCGATTTTTTCGAAGCCTCGATCGATCGCTACCAACAACGCTACGCGGCGGTGCCAACGGTTTGGTTGTGTGGCAACAGCCTCGGTTGTGCCACCGCGCTGCATGTCGCCACGATCGCACAACAAAGTTCGTCTCCGATCGCAGGCCTGCTATTGCGAAATCCACCCCCAGTGGATTTGGTGGTAAAACACGTCGCCAAACGCTATCCGCTGGGCCGGTTGATCCATCCGGTGGCCGACCAATTGGCGCCGGCGATGAACGCGATCTACACCGCTGCAAGCGTCAATGTGCCAGCAATCTTTTTGCAATGTCAAAACGATTCGCTGGTTCCGCCCTCGCTGCAGCAACGCATTCGCGACGCCTACGCCGGCCCACAAATGCTTGTCAAACTTGACGGGCTCGATCATGACGGCGCGATGGATGAACAACATTTGCCTGCGGTCCGTGATGCGTTGTGTTGGCTTCGCGAACAATCGCGTCTTTGA